From the genome of Pseudanabaena sp. PCC 7367:
AGCTCATCAAATCCAGGTGCATAATGAAACAACAATTAGCCCAAGCCCTTTTAATTAGCAGCCTTGCTACCGTTGCCATTGCCTCCCCTGCCCAAGCTCTGGACTTTTTCTTTTCCTTCAATAATGATGATTTAATACCTAGCACTGTTCCTGGAACGGTCAGTGGTCGTATCCTGGGCTTGACTGATAACGCTACTGGGTCAGCTACCAGTATCATCATTGATGACTTCCCAATGGCTTTAGGAGGCACTTTTGTAATCGGTAGTGATGCAGCTGCTTGGACGATTGATGAGCATAGCTTTACGGTCATAAATGGGAATATTACTGCTGCTAACTTTGAAGCTCTCGCGGGTCCCAATATTTTTTGTCTGAACGCCTTCGTGCCTAGTGGGCAATGCGCTAATGGTTCTGTTTTAACTCTTGATGCTGTAACTACGCGTGTTGTCAACAATGGTGGATTTGCAGCGATCACATTCACGCCCGTTCCTTTTGAGTTTGAAGCCTCGCTGGGGCTGATTGCGCTGGGTGCGATGGCTGGTGGTTATGCTTATTCTAAAAAACGCAAGGCAAATAAGAAGATCGCTGCTTAGTTTATTCCCACATAAACCCCAAATTCAACTCAAACCCTGGCAACACATCCCGACCAGATAGGGTTTTGGGCGATTCCAGCAATTCTTTTTCTGGCTGAGCATCCTGGTCAGGTTGATATACTTCCACCTGCTTCTTCTCTGGATTAATCAACCAACCAAGTCTAGCCCCATTTTCGATATATTCCACCATTTTGGCTTGAACCACTTTCAGCACATCGGTAGGGGACATCAACTCCACCACAAAATCAGGACAGATGGGCGGAAATTTTTCCCTTTGCTCCATATTCAAAGCATCCCAGCGTTCCTTCCGCACCCAGCTCAGATCTGGAGAGCGAATTGCCCCATTTGGCAAAACAAACCCGCCATTAGAGTCAAATACATAGCCAAGCTTAATTTTTCGATTCCAAAATACCAGATCGGCATTTAGCTCCGAATTTGACTTACTGGTTTCTCCACCGGTGGGCGACATAATAATTAAATCTCCATTGGCGCTGCGCTCAAATCGCAGGTCAGGATTGCGGCGACAAAGCAGATAGAACTGTTCATCGCTTAATTCTATGACTGATCCTAGATTCAGGGTATGGGCTGTCATGGTGTATTGCTTCCGAAAGGGTCAAGGAGCTGTGTTGCTATTCTAACGTTAATGGCAATTATAGCCAGTGCCTCGATTATCTTGCTTACTCTGGCTATAAATACCCTAGATCTAATGAAAAACTAATAGGCGATCGCCCTGCTCATTTCTCTCCCTATTAGTTCAACAACATCACCAAATCAATCCATAACGATCCATAAAAAAAATTGGTTATAGCCCAGCTCTATCTCTATACTGGTTGGGGATAGGCTAGTGGTTGCTGGTAATTCACAAATTAATCATTGATTAATGAATTAATGGATTAATAATGCCGCGATCGCAACATAGGTTTAAGAAGACGGAATAGAGATATGACCCCATTT
Proteins encoded in this window:
- a CDS encoding PFE-CTERM domain-containing protein; this encodes MKQQLAQALLISSLATVAIASPAQALDFFFSFNNDDLIPSTVPGTVSGRILGLTDNATGSATSIIIDDFPMALGGTFVIGSDAAAWTIDEHSFTVINGNITAANFEALAGPNIFCLNAFVPSGQCANGSVLTLDAVTTRVVNNGGFAAITFTPVPFEFEASLGLIALGAMAGGYAYSKKRKANKKIAA
- a CDS encoding Uma2 family endonuclease; translation: MTAHTLNLGSVIELSDEQFYLLCRRNPDLRFERSANGDLIIMSPTGGETSKSNSELNADLVFWNRKIKLGYVFDSNGGFVLPNGAIRSPDLSWVRKERWDALNMEQREKFPPICPDFVVELMSPTDVLKVVQAKMVEYIENGARLGWLINPEKKQVEVYQPDQDAQPEKELLESPKTLSGRDVLPGFELNLGFMWE